Proteins from one Plasmodium yoelii strain 17X genome assembly, chromosome: 2 genomic window:
- a CDS encoding PIR protein, whose product MSSNVCGIINTVDKYVVDDPNNPGKYNSTYLLKLAFPKNDCSSDDQELSSYFIALLTLLNDNNKNENLEGDKLVEYAILWLSYKLNQKKENGMTILNDFYTNNVVKNSCYYQKINDGSDSSNKINKDVIKKKIESMNIDIKDISNFYDAFKSLCNMSSEIGANDYECNKCLENAGEFFEKCEKVKNAFDINKGSSYLQLWSSLLNDYEEFKKKYNNLGCDNFSSLVACPRSSVTKNILITIGMIFVAASILLGVSYKYSLFGFRKRFQKQKLREKLKK is encoded by the exons atgtctTCTAATGTG tGTGGTATAATTAATACGGTTGATAAATATGTTGTTGATGATCCGAACAACCCgggaaaatataattctaCGTATTTGTTAAAATTAGCTTTCCCTAAAAATGACTGTAGTAGTGATGACCAAGAACTTAGCTCTTATTTTATAGCATTGCTAACTTTacttaatgataataataagaaTGAAAATTTAGAGGGTGATAAACTTGTGGAATATgctattttatggttaagttataaactaaatcaaaaaaaagaaaatggaaTGACTATATTAAacgatttttatactaaTAATGTAGTAAAAAATAGTTGTTATTATCAGAAAATAAATGATGGTAGTGATAGTAGTAATAAGATTAATAAggatgttataaaaaaaaaaatagaatcgATGAATAtcgatattaaagatatatctaatttttatgatgcatttaaatcattatgtaacatgtCTAGTGAAATTGGTGCAAATGACTACGAATGCAATAAATGTTTAGAAAATGCTGgagaattttttgaaaaatgtgaaaaagttaaaaatgcttttgatattaataaaggaaGTTCTTATTTACAACTATGGTCTAGTTTATTAAATGATTATGAAGaatttaaaaagaaatataataatcttGGATGTGATAATTTCTCATCACTTGTAGCTTGTCCACGAAGTTcagtaacaaaaaatatactaattACAATTGGAATGATATTTGTTGcagcatcaattttattgggagtttcttataag tattcgttatttggatttcggaaacgatttcaaaaacaaaaattaagagaaaagctaaaaaagtAA